The Mobula hypostoma chromosome 5, sMobHyp1.1, whole genome shotgun sequence region TTTGGAGACTGCAGTACATTGAGATTTACGAGTGGGGTTTCGGTAGAGGATGGTGACCAATCCAGCAGTGCGCACGCCCACGAAGGCGGGCACACCGCCGCCACCATCCGGAGCCCAGAAATTGACCTCCAGCCTGTCCAAGAACGTCAAGTCGACGGCAGTGAAGCCTGGGAGGGTGCTGAAGGAGATCAGATCGGTGATGATTGACCTGGGCACGGGCTATTGTAAGGCGGGCTACACCGGGCAGTCCCGGCCCTCGGTGGTGCTATCCTCGGTGGTGGGCAGACCGGTGCAGATGAGTGCAAAGACGGGCGATAACCGCCAGGAGAACTTTGTCGGCGAAGAGTTGACCAAGTCGATGCCCAAGCTGAGGGTGGTCAATCCCGTGAGCCGCGGTATCGTGGTGGACTGGGACGGGGTGGAGGCCATCTGGGCGTACATCTTCTACAAGGCTATGAAGATCCCTCCCGAGGATCACGCCGTAATGGTGACCGACACTCCCCTCAGCCCCGTCACCAATAGGGAGAAGATGGCCGAGATCCTCTTCGAGAACTTCGGCATCCCGGCCATGCACATCGCCTACCAGTCAATCCTCTCCCTGTATTCCTACGGCCGCACCACCGGCCTGGTGGTGGAGTGCGGCCACGGCGTCACCCATGCGGTGCCCGTCCACGAAGGCTACAACATGCCGTATGAAACGGGTAGGGCCGACTACGGCGGCGCTGACCTTAACGACTATCTGCTCAGACTGCTTAACGAGGCGGGCAGCAGGTTCACCGAGAAGGGATTGCACATTGTGGAGGACATCAAAAAGAAATGCTGCTACACTGCCGTCAACTTCGAGGAGTTAAACCAGGAAGCCAACGAGAAAGTATTGGAGTACGAACTCCCAGACGGCCACGTTATCACCGTCGGCAAGGAGAGAACCCGCTGCCCTGAGGCCCTCTTCAACCCTTCCCTAATGGGCTCCAAGGAGCCCGGCATTCACTCCCTGGCCATGCACAGCCTAGACCTGTGCGACAGCAAACTCCAGTGCGACATGTACAGCAACATTTTCCTGTGCGGCGGCTCCACAATGTTCGAGGGCTTCGCCGACCGCCTGCAGAAGGAGATAATCAAAATGGAGAAAGGCATGAACCCCACCGTGCACTGCATCCCCGACAGGAAGTACTCGGTCTGGCTTGGAGGATCCATCATGTCTTCCCTCAAGAGTTTCCAGCAACTCTGGGTGCGCAAGAGGGAATATGAAGAGAGGGGCCCATTCGTCATTTACCGCAAGTGTTTCTGAACCTATCTGCTGAAAACTTTACTGCAATTTAATGCTTGGCTGATATCCAAGCACATTGTCTCATTTATCACGGTTTCCACCGAATCTCAACGCTACTTCTTTTATTATGTCTTAACATAATAAAGTATTTCTCAGTATGTGTGTGGCCCATTTGATGCCAGTGGGTCAAGAGGCATTTATTATACTGAAGACACAAGAGATctaggagcaacaaacaatctgctggaatttAGCGGGAGGAATAGCACCTGTGGAGGAAAAGGAAATCCTGCAATACAGGCCACTCTAGCAGATAACTTGTTGCTCTTTATTCCCCGGAATCATGTTCACGTCTTTCCATATGGTGGtgagaggcaggtgtagcacttgtaagTGCCTAGAGGAAGATCCGTTTGGGGTGGAGGTTGGTGTCGAGTGGCCAAGGGAGCGATCCTCGCGgaaagcgggggtgggggagagatgaGTTTAGTGTCAGGACACTGTTGATTTTATCTCGAGAGGAGCGCTTAAGGCTCTCCGGATGGTGGAGAGATGTATAGGGACTGAAAATGAGgcgatcagggccagggaactgaaagttgttgaagaaatcaagaacatgtgaagtgtcacggataaAGGGGGGAAGGGAGTGAACCAAGGAGGgcaaaatggagttgaggtaAGCGCACGTGAATTTGGTGGGCAGGAGCAATGGGCCTACCCGGTCAGTAAGCCTTGCGGATCTTGGTTAGTAGGCAGAAACGAGCTGCGTGCGGTTTGATGTCGGTCTCAGTGGTTGGCAGATCTTTAGAGTCGAGGTTggtgatggtgcaggagacaatggcctgatgctcCTTAGTGAGGTCCTTTTCAAGGGCTATGTAAGAGGTGTCTGAGTGTCATCACCTGCCTCAGCAAGTAGAGGCCAGTCTGCCAGACTACACAGCAAGCCCCTTGTCTGCaggttgatggtgaggttgggattagtgcagagtggagggcagtgcgttcacaGGACATTAAGTTTGAATAGGAAACAGGAGTTCTTAAGGGGAACTTAAGCTCACATGCCTAATAAAAGGGCATATTTAGAACTGACGTCAAGAAGACCTTCACACAGTACCCTGCTATATAAGAGTAATAAAAAAGCACCTtagatttatttaaagataatttgATTAATATAAATAGGACTCAGTAATTCTGGAGCTAAGCAGATACTTTGTAAACTGATACCATGCCACACTGGTATCAAAAATGTTAGTGTCCAGAATAGTAGATTAGTCTCAAGTTTGGTCTTTTCATTGAGGTTTTACACTACTTATTGAACCTGGAGAGAGCATTCGTGAGCCACTTGTGTTGAGCtataacgagacctgggtgtcattatacaccagtcattgaaagtgggcatgcaggtacagcaggcagtgaaaaaggcgaatggtatgctggcatttatagcgagaggattcgagtacaggagcagggaggtactactgcagttgtacaaggccttggtgagaccacacctggagtattgtgtgcagttttggtcccctaatctgaggaaagacatccttgccatagagggagaacaaagaaggttcaccagattgattcctggactttcatatgaagaaagactggatgaactgggtttgtactcgttggaatttagaagattgaggggggatctgattgaaacgtataaaatcctaaagggattggacaggctagatgcaggaagattgttcccgatgttggggaagtccagaacaaggggtcacagtttgaggataaaggggaagccttttaggaccgagattaggaaaaacttcttcacacagagagtggtgaatctgtggaattctctgccacagcaaacagttgaggccagttcattggctatatttaagagggagttagatatggcccttgtggctacggggatcagggagtatggagggaaggctggggcggggttctgagttggatgatcagccattatcataataaatggcggtgcaggctcgaagggccgaatggcctactcctgcacctactttctatgtttctatgtctataatATCAGTTCGAATCAATCACAGTGCTTTAATAAATAAAGTGCTAAAAAGAAAAGCAGTAAAAATTTTGAATAgatcgttgtggctatccctcaaggtcgaggatgatggtcttcgttctgaagaggtagcccacagagcgaagacacctgtgcgtgtatttgacgttgcactccaagaagcatacgatacttcacaaatcaaccgactgattccaatggcatggaaaccacgacgattggagctgatggatttgttgcagccttcatccgccttcacagccgttgagttcgaagtaacttcatctacctgttccaccgttgagtaAATATACATTCCACGTACAGAATGCAAAACACATCAGAGAAAACTTGGTGTTAATTTGTAGGTTTTGAATTGTCCTGAAGTTTCATTATGCTCCATGTGATCTCGAGTAAACCATGCCCATATTGATTTCATATGCTGGTAATGCAATGTATTTAAATATCTGTAAATAATAATTGCTCTGATATACAACCATGTAAAAAGGCATTAAACTTTATAACTACGGATaaattttgcaccattctgttgCACAGCAAAGATACATGGAGCTTATTTTTTAAATACATATGAAAATTATCTGGAGGATTTTCCTTGGGGTAGCTGGTTCTAGTTTTATAAATTGAGAGCATGCATGGCCTCCTAATATATACCCAACCAAAAGGCACATAAAACCTATGAAGGCAGAAGTAGCAGGTGGGATAAACTACTGAGAACATAAAATAAAATGGTGATACTGCAAATATTCCAGTGTATGCAGCATCAGCATGAGacagcagttaacatttcagtttgcTGAAGCTTTGCAGTGTGCTTTGTAGACGGTACACAGTGCGGTTACGGTGCACTACTGATGAAAGGTCAAGGTAGTGAAGAGATGtccattttgtccatgatattgaACTTCTGGAGTTTTGGTGAACCTGCACCAATCCAGCCAAGTGGAAAATACCGTAACGCACTTCTGTCGTGCCTTGAGATGGTAGAAAGTGTTTGGGGAATTGTGAACATTTTGATGTGAAATAATGAACCTCTTACCCACATTTGTTAAAGCAGCAGTAGTTTATACGTTCCATCACCTTTGCAATTTATTGTTTAGGTACTTTGCTTACTCAACTTTTGCAACCAAATTAGCAACATACTATCTATAAACAGAATAAAATATGAATTGACAACTATCATACAGACTGAACGACTGACATCTGAATTTCTGCTGTAGTCTTAAAAAAGTTTCAAAGCACCCATAAATAAAACCATATACAACAGCTTTTTTTCCATTTGCAAGAAGTCTTCACCTAAATTCAGCTCTCACAGCGGACCTCACTGGTACCTCTCAGCTATTTTTGGTTTTGTCACTGATGGTTTTCCTATCACAGCAAGCATCAAACATCTAACATTGGTAGATTCTGCACTCACTTAGGGATCTGTTCCTGCTGCCCAAGTGCTGATTTCACACCAGCTTCTGTGATAAATGGCTTTCTTCACCCATTCTTATCTTGTACCACAATGATTTTGATAGCGATGGAACCAtttgtaaaagaaaataaaatacagaTTTTTATCTTACAAGGATATAACAAGAGCCGACCAAGATTTTGAACTGATGGTTAATATTACTGTGATTATGATTGTCATAATGTCATGGTCATCCTTTGTGTCTGCAGAAAGCATCCATATTCCTGTTGTGCATCCACCACCGCTAATCATTTTCACAAGCTAGTTATGTATTCATATTGCTTCAGGCTGACTGCATCATACACAGAACAGACGGTGATATGGCTGACTGGAGTTGATTCATAGAATATTCAGTTTCCACTTCATGTTCTTATTGAGCTTGGGTGGAACAAAGATCTCTTCATCTGAAAAATGAAATACATTTGATCAGACAATACCAAATAaaaccctaaaaccctcactaatttttatagatgcactgtagaaggcattcttctagggtgcatcacaacctggtatggcagttgtcccgtccaagaccgaaagaagctgcagaagatcgtgaacacggcacagcacatcacacaaaccaatcttctgtccgtgaactcactttacaccgcatgctgtcggagcagtgctgccaggataatcaaggacacgacccacccagccaacacacttttcgtccctcttccttccgggagaaggctcaggaaatCTGTTCTAGCCCAGGTTTGGATGTGGTTCCAGATACACTGGAGTTGACTTTCTTCGCCTTGAGGAGGCAGCCAGCACACGTGTTAGTTGTTTAGAAAGTGGCTCATTCTCAATTTGTCAGCATTGTTAGGCATGGATAATAGATTAgactcaactttattgtcattgtgccaagtacagatacaaagccaatgaaatgcagttagcaactaaccagaaatgcaaagaatagtgttatttacaaaataactgcgaataaaaagtaagtgctacagcacacaaatataaaagtactgagacagtccaatatgggtgcaatactgcttagcactgtgatgtgaggttcagcagggtcacagccccagggaagaagctcttcctgtgcctgctggtgtcggagcggaggctcctgtagcgcctaccggatgggaggggagtaaaaagtccatggttagggtgagatgcatccttgataatgttttttgccctgcccaggcagcgtttatggtagatgttctcaacggtgggcaattgggtgccgataatccgctgggcagttttcaccgcacgctggagtgctttgtggtccgatacggaacaattgccataccacactgagatgcagttggtgagtatgctctcaatggtacagtggtaaaagtccgtcagtatcctgggacagaagtgagctttcttcatgctctgcgggaagtaaaggcgctgttgtacctttttgatcaggatggaggagttcagggaccaggtgagatcctcggaaatgtggacaccaaggaatttgaagcttgatacatgctctactacagttccgttgatgtagatggggacgtgagagtggctcctagcatgcctgaaatcCATagtgatctccttggtcttctgggtattaagggccaggttgttgtcggcacaccatgcggccaggtgctggacctcacccctgtaggccgtctcgtcatcccctctgatcaggccaaccagcatggtgtcgtctgcgaacttgattatggagttagaaccatgtacaggaatgcagtcataggtgtaaagggagtacagaagagggctcagcacacagccttatcGATTTTCTCAGCCAAGTCCCATTTACCACAGATGAATCATATCTGTACAATTCACTACTGAAACAATTCTTTTTTGTAAACAAGTTCACAATTGTCCTCCCCAATAAATTGAGCTGTTTTAAGTTTTTAAAACCACTTCTGTCAGTTGTGGTAACTTGCTATGTATGGCCCTATTTTGATTAATTCCCGTAATTTTTGTACACTGATGGATGAGATGTTAATAGTTTAGTGGAACTTATCAGAGTGGAGTTGTTTCATTGCTAAATTAACAATAGCAAAGGAGCCACCTTTAACTCTCAATAATTGTATCATTTTAACACTCTGCATTCATTTAGTTCTCTTATGTGGTCAGGTTCATTAGCTCTGCCAGCCTGTTTCTTCATTGTAGTTAGCATCTAGTGCTTCAATAATAAGCACTTTAGCTTTTGCAAGACAGAATATTTTCTATTGACATCTACATAAAACCACTTCCTAAATGCTCTAAAATTTAAATCTAGGTCGCACATTGGTTTCTTTATTATTACTGATTCTAGATATTACTGAGTTTTCTGCTTGATTGAAAACTCTAGCCCTATTCCCCCACAGAAGGATCGAGAGGGTGTACTTTGGCGAAGACAGCCGAGGAGTTTTCTCCCTTATCTTGGTCACTGCTTATCCATCAAAGACCTAGTTGGAATTTTAATGTAGAGCTCACTTGCATAAAATCAGCAACAGTTACCGCACTTCAAAATTACTTAATTACTTAATTTATTGTAGAGTTGTTGGAGATGTCCTGTATTCGTCATTCTTTTTCTTACAATAAAGCAATCTCAAAGTGTGGGCGTCCTGACCTTAAGTAAAAATCATTGCTGTTTTCAAGGTTATGCTACTTATCTCTGAATAGCTGTACATGGAATTTTAACTCTGAACTTTGCTCTAACAAGTAAGCGTGTGCAAGGGAACACTctggatctagtgatcataattccattagttccttctccataattatctttaaacttacagaattatgatcactcgATCCAAACTATTCCCTTACACATGCTTCTtcgggttgagattctgaattggacAGAGGCCAATTCTGATGGGCTCAGAAGAGATCTAGTGGGGGTTGATTGGGATAGGATACAAGGGGTccattacaaggatgctgccaggacttttAGACCCGAGTTACAGTGAAAGGTGAATAGGACTTTATTACCTGAAGCATGGGAGAATGAGGgtagatttgatggaggtatataaaattaagagtatagataggctaaatgcaagctggccttttatttacttacttgt contains the following coding sequences:
- the LOC134347024 gene encoding actin-3-like → MVTNPAVRTPTKAGTPPPPSGAQKLTSSLSKNVKSTAVKPGRVLKEIRSVMIDLGTGYCKAGYTGQSRPSVVLSSVVGRPVQMSAKTGDNRQENFVGEELTKSMPKLRVVNPVSRGIVVDWDGVEAIWAYIFYKAMKIPPEDHAVMVTDTPLSPVTNREKMAEILFENFGIPAMHIAYQSILSLYSYGRTTGLVVECGHGVTHAVPVHEGYNMPYETGRADYGGADLNDYLLRLLNEAGSRFTEKGLHIVEDIKKKCCYTAVNFEELNQEANEKVLEYELPDGHVITVGKERTRCPEALFNPSLMGSKEPGIHSLAMHSLDLCDSKLQCDMYSNIFLCGGSTMFEGFADRLQKEIIKMEKGMNPTVHCIPDRKYSVWLGGSIMSSLKSFQQLWVRKREYEERGPFVIYRKCF